The Methylomicrobium lacus LW14 genome window below encodes:
- a CDS encoding sigma 54-interacting transcriptional regulator, translated as MSEHDFSHISPVFFLQTFILELMHACEQEGEGHCESLIEHIAKSAGQYFEQTYRDEYDRQGELDRENYIDLILALKNRIGGNFSLASVEPGTITVVNSRCPFGEGVTNFPELCRMTSSVFGGIAARNFGYAKVEIRQSIARKHGGCEVCIHTSPDTAADKPGLEYRREDQREDKSEMAALHSRIEERMRTIWWSKPKQHAAKPAPAIIAKSPAMQKVLQQVEIIAPTRATVLISGATGVGKELIARAIHAMSERGHRPFVAINCGAIAESLIESELFGHEKGAFTGAVEVHQGFFERAEGGTLFLDEVDTLSPAAQTRLLRVLQEGEMERVGGKHTLSVDVRIISASNRQLEQHVEQGLFRQDLFYRLNVVRLWIPPLMKRPEDLPHLVQLILKRLNDKYGKNVLSVNREVMSQIRAYTWPGNVRELENTLERSVLFTKGNELTRLELDAKPAATAQDWNAYRQQILADAEQVFLKQTLQTHHGDIKEVASAMGLTTRAVYGKLKKYRMSASEFKKR; from the coding sequence ATGAGCGAACACGATTTTTCCCATATTTCCCCGGTATTTTTTCTGCAAACTTTCATCCTGGAACTGATGCACGCCTGCGAACAGGAGGGGGAAGGGCATTGCGAATCGTTGATCGAGCATATCGCCAAGAGTGCCGGACAGTATTTCGAGCAGACCTATCGCGACGAATATGATAGGCAGGGCGAACTGGACCGTGAGAACTACATCGATTTGATCCTGGCGTTGAAAAACCGTATTGGCGGAAATTTCTCGTTGGCATCGGTCGAGCCGGGCACCATTACCGTGGTTAACAGCCGTTGTCCGTTCGGCGAGGGCGTGACCAATTTTCCAGAGCTGTGCCGGATGACGTCCAGCGTATTCGGCGGTATCGCCGCCCGTAACTTCGGTTACGCCAAGGTGGAAATCCGCCAGAGTATCGCCAGGAAACACGGCGGTTGTGAAGTTTGTATTCACACCAGCCCCGATACCGCCGCCGACAAGCCCGGTCTGGAGTACCGGCGCGAGGATCAGCGGGAGGACAAATCGGAAATGGCGGCGCTGCATTCCCGCATCGAGGAAAGAATGCGCACTATTTGGTGGAGCAAGCCCAAGCAGCATGCCGCTAAACCGGCGCCGGCGATTATCGCCAAATCGCCGGCCATGCAAAAGGTCTTGCAGCAAGTGGAAATCATCGCGCCGACCCGCGCGACGGTGCTGATCAGCGGGGCCACCGGCGTCGGCAAGGAATTGATCGCGCGAGCGATACACGCGATGAGCGAGCGCGGACACCGACCGTTCGTCGCGATCAATTGCGGCGCGATTGCGGAAAGCCTGATCGAAAGCGAGCTATTCGGCCACGAGAAGGGCGCTTTTACCGGAGCCGTGGAAGTGCATCAGGGGTTTTTCGAGCGGGCCGAAGGCGGGACTTTGTTTCTCGACGAAGTGGACACATTGTCGCCGGCCGCGCAAACCCGTCTGCTGCGGGTACTGCAGGAAGGCGAGATGGAGCGGGTCGGCGGCAAGCACACCTTGAGTGTCGACGTGCGTATTATTTCCGCCAGCAACCGGCAGTTGGAACAGCATGTCGAACAGGGATTGTTTCGTCAGGATTTGTTTTACCGTCTGAATGTGGTGCGGCTGTGGATACCGCCGCTGATGAAACGCCCGGAGGACTTGCCGCATCTGGTGCAGTTAATTTTGAAACGGCTGAACGACAAATACGGCAAGAACGTGCTGTCGGTCAACCGAGAGGTGATGAGTCAAATCCGCGCCTACACCTGGCCCGGAAACGTGCGAGAGCTGGAAAATACGCTTGAACGCAGTGTGCTATTCACCAAAGGCAACGAACTCACTCGGCTGGAATTGGACGCGAAACCAGCGGCAACGGCACAGGATTGGAACGCCTACCGACAGCAAATCCTGGCAGACGCCGAACAGGTTTTTCTGAAACAGACCCTGCAAACCCATCACGGCGATATCAAAGAAGTGGCGTCGGCAATGGGACTGACGACCCGAGCGGTATACGGAAAGCTGAAGAAATATCGTATGAGCGCTAGCGAGTTCAAAAAACGATGA
- a CDS encoding DUF938 domain-containing protein, whose product MSTDRPPLNPHPLSDYVAWAGNRNRAPILGVLKEKLPKESGRVLEMASGSGMHINFFAPHFDHLHFHPTDKDQEVFDNIKQLTADHGNDNIADPVHLDLTDPETWFNPGDKNSFDAIFCINIFQVAPISIADGMMECASHLLSDDGILLIYGPFKVEGRFTTDSNKEFHDTLSSYQVSEWGLKDVADLKMAAAHHGMVLKEIIDMPANNFSLIFGRG is encoded by the coding sequence ATGAGCACCGACAGACCGCCATTAAACCCGCACCCGCTGAGCGACTATGTAGCCTGGGCCGGCAACCGCAACCGCGCGCCGATTCTCGGCGTACTGAAAGAAAAACTGCCTAAGGAGTCGGGGCGGGTTCTGGAAATGGCCAGCGGCAGCGGCATGCATATCAATTTCTTCGCGCCGCATTTCGACCATCTACACTTTCATCCCACCGACAAGGATCAGGAAGTCTTCGATAACATCAAACAGTTGACCGCCGACCATGGCAACGACAACATCGCCGATCCTGTGCATCTGGATCTGACCGATCCGGAAACCTGGTTCAATCCCGGCGATAAAAACTCGTTCGACGCGATTTTCTGCATCAACATTTTTCAGGTCGCTCCGATTTCGATCGCCGACGGCATGATGGAATGCGCTTCGCATCTGTTAAGCGACGACGGCATTCTGTTGATCTACGGTCCATTCAAAGTCGAAGGCCGTTTTACCACCGACTCGAACAAGGAGTTCCATGACACCTTGTCGTCCTACCAAGTTTCTGAATGGGGATTGAAAGACGTAGCCGATCTGAAAATGGCCGCCGCCCACCACGGCATGGTGTTGAAGGAAATTATCGATATGCCGGCCAACAACTTTTCGTTGATTTTCGGCCGCGGTTAA